In Bubalus bubalis isolate 160015118507 breed Murrah chromosome 3, NDDB_SH_1, whole genome shotgun sequence, a genomic segment contains:
- the LOC123332385 gene encoding olfactory receptor 3A2: MQPEAGTNRTAVTEFILLGLVETENLQPMVFVLFLFAYLVTVGGNLSILAAILVEPKLHTPMYFFLGNLSALDIGCITVTVPAMLGRLLSHKRTVPYAACLSQLFFFHLLAGMDCFLLTAMAYDRFLAICRPLTYGTRMSQMVQRILVAVSWACAFTNALTHTIALTTLNFCGPNEVNHFYCDLPQLFQLSCSSTQLNELLLFGVGFIMAGTPVVLIISSYIHVAAAVLRIRSAEGRKKAFSTCGSHLTVVCLFYGTGIFNYMRLGSEEASDKDKGVGVFNTVINPMLNPLIYSLRNPDVQGALWRVLVGRRSLT; encoded by the coding sequence ATGCAGCCAGAAGCTGGAACCAACAGGACAGCTGTAACTGAATTTATTTTACTGGGCTTAGTGGAAACAGAAAATCTACAGCCTATGGTCTTCGTACTCTTCCTCTTTGCCTACCTGGTCACTGTCGGGGGCAACCTCAGCATCCTGGCCGCCATCTTGGTGGAACCCAaactccacacccccatgtacttcttcctggggAATCTATCGGCGCTGGACATTGGGTGCATCACCGTCACTGTTCCTGCCATGTTGGGCCGTCTCCTGTCCCACAAGCGCACAGTTCCCTATGCAGCCTGCCTCTCCCAGCTCTTCTTCTTCCACCTTCTGGCTGGGATGGACTGCTTCCTGTTGACAGCCATGGCCTATGATCGATTCTTGGCCATCTGCCGACCTCTCACCTACGGCACTCGCATGAGCCAGATGGTCCAGAGGATACTAGTGGCTGTGTCCTGGGCTTGTGCCTTCACCAATGCACTGACGCACACTATTGCCCTAACCACCCTTAACTTCTGTGGTCCCAACGAGGTCAATCACTTCTACTGTGACCTCCCACAGCTCTTCCAGCTCTCCTGCTCCAGCACTCAGCTCAACGAGCTGTTGCTCTTTGGCGTGGGTTTCATAATGGCAGGTACACCTGTGGTTCTCATCATCAGCTCCTACATCCACGTGGCAGCTGCGGTTCTACGAATCCGCTCAGCGgagggcaggaagaaagcctTCTCCACGTGTGGCTCCCACCTCACTGTGGTCTGCCTCTTCTATGGGACCGGTATCTTCAACTACATGCGTCTGGGTTCAGAGGAGGCTTCAGACAAGGATAAGGGAGTTGGAGTTTTCAACACAGTGATCAATCCCATGCTGAACCCACTTATCTACAGCCTTAGAAACCCTGACGTTCAGGGTGCCCTGTGGCGGGTACTTGTAGGGAGGCGGTCACTGACATGA
- the LOC123332387 gene encoding olfactory receptor 3A2-like, which produces MQPEAGTNRTAVTEFILLGLVETENLQPMVFVLFLFAYLVTVGGNLSILAAILVEPKLHTPMYFFLGNLSALDIGCITVTVPAMLGRLLSHKRTIPYAACLSQLLFFHLLAGMDCFLLTAMAYDRFLAICRPLTYGTRMSQTVQRILVAVSWACAFTNALTHTIALTTLNFCGPNEVNHFYCDLPQLFQLSCSSTQLNELLLFGVGFIMAGTPVVLIISSYIHVAAAVLRIRSAEGRKKAFSTCGSHLTVVCLFHGTGIFNYKHLGSEEASDKDKGVGVFNTVINPMLNPLIYSLRNPDVQGALWRVLVGRRSLT; this is translated from the coding sequence ATGCAGCCAGAAGCTGGAACCAACAGGACAGCTGTAACTGAATTTATTTTACTGGGCTTAGTGGAAACAGAAAATCTACAGCCTATGGTCTTCGTACTCTTCCTCTTTGCCTACCTGGTCACTGTCGGGGGCAACCTCAGCATCCTGGCCGCCATCTTGGTGGAACCCAaactccacacccccatgtacttcttcctggggAATCTATCGGCGCTGGACATTGGGTGCATCACCGTCACTGTTCCTGCCATGTTGGGCCGTCTCCTGTCCCACAAGCGCACAATTCCCTATGCAGcctgcctctcccagctcctCTTCTTCCACCTTCTGGCTGGGATGGACTGCTTCCTGTTGACAGCCATGGCCTATGATCGATTCTTGGCCATCTGCCGACCTCTCACCTATGGCACTCGCATGAGCCAGACGGTCCAGAGGATACTAGTGGCTGTGTCCTGGGCTTGTGCCTTCACCAATGCACTGACCCACACTATTGCCCTAACCACCCTTAACTTCTGTGGTCCCAACGAGGTCAATCACTTCTACTGTGACCTCCCACAGCTCTTCCAGCTCTCCTGCTCCAGCACTCAGCTCAACGAGCTGTTGCTCTTTGGCGTGGGTTTCATAATGGCAGGTACACCTGTGGTTCTCATCATCAGCTCCTACATCCATGTGGCAGCTGCGGTTCTACGAATCCGCTCAGCGgagggcaggaagaaagcctTCTCCACGTGTGGCTCCCACCTCACTGTGGTCTGCCTCTTCCATGGGACTGGTATCTTCAACTACAAGCATCTGGGTTCAGAGGAGGCTTCAGACAAGGATAAGGGAGTTGGAGTTTTCAACACAGTGATCAATCCCATGCTGAACCCACTTATCTACAGCCTTAGAAACCCTGACGTTCAGGGTGCCCTGTGGCGGGTACTTGTAGGGAGGCGGTCACTGACATGA